One window of the Rhizobiaceae bacterium genome contains the following:
- a CDS encoding ATP-binding protein, which translates to MKLPRSLQGRLLLTLGAVMLAIWVGAAWATALLLRHEIEEVFDASLQETAQRLLPLAVLDIVGREDGDAASQRLATIRSHEELFTYVVRNKNGAVLLQSHAADLSAFPPYDGPGFRTTGRYRLYSEEALQGTVIITVAQPLSNQASVIREMQMVLGLPVLLVIPAAFGAIIFAVRQGTRPLRRFREQLETRSEKDLAAVSAEGLPSEVAPLAETMNALLARLRSAFDAERSLAANTAHELRTPLAGAIAQAQRIRKETAEGHTAQRAFDIEAALKRLTARSERLMQLARAEGGRLTLDADSDLRDAVSVVVHDMNRTGQQERIVLSVPDTPVLSPIDPDTVGILCRNLIDNALQHGGKDSPVEVSLSASGELSVANGGPLVSPERLELLTRRFERNGSIGRGSGIGLSIVATIAERIGTGLKLSSPRPGRIDGFEARIDLNRPLC; encoded by the coding sequence ATGAAGCTGCCGCGCAGCCTTCAGGGCAGACTCCTGCTCACGCTAGGCGCCGTCATGCTTGCGATATGGGTCGGCGCCGCATGGGCGACCGCCCTGCTGCTTCGGCACGAAATCGAGGAGGTTTTCGATGCCTCGCTGCAGGAGACGGCGCAGCGCCTGCTACCGCTGGCCGTGCTTGACATTGTCGGTCGCGAGGACGGCGACGCGGCCAGCCAGCGGCTCGCGACGATCCGCAGCCACGAGGAGCTGTTCACCTACGTCGTGCGGAATAAAAATGGCGCGGTTCTGCTGCAATCCCATGCCGCCGATCTCTCGGCCTTCCCGCCCTATGACGGCCCTGGCTTTCGAACGACCGGGCGCTACCGGCTCTACAGCGAGGAGGCGTTGCAGGGCACGGTGATCATCACTGTTGCGCAACCCCTTTCCAACCAGGCTTCCGTCATTCGCGAGATGCAGATGGTCCTGGGACTTCCGGTGTTGCTCGTCATACCGGCTGCCTTCGGTGCGATCATCTTTGCGGTGCGACAGGGCACTCGGCCGCTGCGCAGGTTTCGCGAGCAGCTGGAGACCCGCAGCGAGAAGGACCTAGCCGCTGTCTCCGCCGAAGGCCTGCCGAGTGAGGTCGCGCCACTAGCCGAAACCATGAATGCGCTGCTCGCACGGCTACGGTCCGCGTTCGATGCCGAACGGAGCCTCGCGGCTAACACCGCGCACGAGCTACGCACCCCCCTTGCCGGCGCCATCGCCCAGGCGCAGCGCATCCGCAAGGAAACCGCCGAAGGCCACACTGCGCAGCGCGCCTTTGACATCGAGGCTGCGCTCAAGCGGCTCACCGCGCGATCCGAACGGCTGATGCAGTTGGCCCGGGCGGAAGGTGGGCGGCTGACGCTGGACGCCGACAGCGACCTGCGCGACGCAGTGTCGGTGGTCGTGCACGACATGAACCGCACCGGGCAGCAGGAACGCATCGTTCTGTCAGTTCCGGACACGCCGGTCCTGTCGCCGATTGACCCCGATACGGTCGGAATCCTGTGCCGCAACCTCATCGACAATGCGCTTCAGCATGGCGGCAAGGATTCCCCGGTCGAGGTTTCCCTGTCAGCGAGTGGAGAACTCTCGGTCGCTAACGGGGGGCCGCTCGTATCCCCGGAACGACTGGAATTGCTCACCAGGCGTTTCGAGCGAAACGGCAGCATAGGCCGGGGAAGCGGGATCGGACTATCGATAGTGGCGACGATCGCTGAGCGGATTGGCACCGGGCTTAAGCTCTCTTCACCCCGCCCCGGCCGCATCGATGGCTTCGAGGCTCGTATAGACTTGAATAGGCCCCTTTGTTGA
- a CDS encoding response regulator transcription factor — MRTLLVEDDAVLGAAVRDQLAGDGHSVDWVTRLDAARDAMAGAAHDLVLLDLMLPDGRGIVFLKSLRSAGSVTPVIILTALDQVTDRIEGLKAGADDYLVKPFDLDELSARIGSVARRYSGNPNPIIRIGPLEIDIARRSVRHDGKAVQLTAREWALLDAFLARPGQLLSKSQLEEKLYDFDSEIESNTIEVHVSRLRKKLGPELIETERGLGYRLARA, encoded by the coding sequence ATGCGCACGCTGCTGGTCGAGGACGATGCTGTGCTGGGGGCGGCGGTGCGCGACCAGCTCGCCGGTGACGGGCATTCCGTCGATTGGGTTACGCGCCTCGACGCCGCCCGCGACGCCATGGCCGGCGCGGCCCACGATCTCGTCCTCCTCGACCTCATGCTGCCGGACGGTCGCGGCATAGTGTTCCTGAAATCGTTGCGTAGTGCGGGCAGCGTCACCCCCGTGATCATCCTGACCGCCCTCGACCAGGTAACCGACCGGATCGAAGGGCTGAAGGCTGGAGCCGACGACTACCTCGTCAAGCCGTTCGATCTGGACGAACTTTCCGCGCGGATCGGTTCGGTCGCGCGGCGCTATTCCGGCAATCCAAACCCGATCATCCGCATCGGTCCGCTGGAGATCGACATCGCGCGCCGCAGCGTCCGGCACGACGGAAAGGCAGTGCAGCTGACGGCGCGAGAATGGGCCCTGCTGGACGCATTCCTCGCCCGCCCCGGTCAGCTGCTGTCGAAGTCGCAACTGGAGGAGAAGCTCTACGATTTCGATTCCGAGATCGAGAGCAACACGATCGAGGTTCATGTCAGCCGCCTACGCAAGAAGCTTGGACCGGAGCTCATCGAGACCGAGCGCGGCCTCGGCTATCGGCTGGCCAGGGCATGA
- a CDS encoding ribose-phosphate diphosphokinase, whose product MSAPVWSSVHAFAYHEEPARRLATALGADFRGIEQRRFPDGESLVRTEPETGATVIYCSLDHPNDRLFDLLLAASALRDSGARSIVLVAPYLCYMRQDVAFQPGEAVSQRVVARILSDAFDGLVTVDPHLHRAHDLNSVFSMSVTQLSAAPLLGRSITADKDRKDVVLVGPDWESRRWVETAAKASALDVLVGRKVRLGDRDVAIEIAGLDRVRGRTAVLIDDVVSSGSTVCVATRHLLDAGADRVELFATHMLSSETDTAALYTAGVSRIVSTDSVRHATNKIHLASLLAEALRMGVE is encoded by the coding sequence ATGTCAGCGCCAGTCTGGTCCTCCGTACACGCCTTCGCCTACCATGAAGAACCCGCGCGGCGGCTCGCGACGGCACTCGGCGCGGATTTCAGAGGGATTGAACAGCGGCGGTTTCCGGACGGCGAAAGCCTGGTACGGACAGAGCCGGAGACGGGAGCGACGGTCATCTATTGCAGCCTCGATCATCCGAATGATCGGCTGTTTGACCTCCTCCTCGCAGCGTCGGCCTTGCGGGATTCGGGCGCCCGGTCCATCGTGCTGGTAGCACCCTATCTCTGCTACATGCGCCAGGACGTGGCCTTCCAACCGGGCGAGGCAGTCAGTCAGAGGGTTGTTGCCCGAATTCTGTCAGATGCATTCGACGGGCTGGTCACCGTCGACCCGCATCTGCATCGGGCGCACGACCTGAACAGTGTCTTCAGCATGTCTGTGACGCAGTTGAGCGCCGCGCCGCTTCTGGGTCGCTCGATCACCGCTGACAAGGACCGGAAGGATGTTGTTCTCGTCGGGCCGGACTGGGAATCCAGACGCTGGGTCGAGACTGCCGCGAAAGCATCGGCACTTGATGTCCTCGTCGGCAGGAAGGTGCGCCTCGGCGACCGCGATGTCGCCATCGAAATCGCCGGATTGGATCGCGTCAGGGGACGGACGGCCGTCCTCATCGATGACGTGGTATCATCGGGCTCAACCGTCTGCGTCGCCACCCGTCATCTTCTGGATGCGGGAGCAGATCGCGTTGAGCTGTTCGCTACGCACATGCTGAGCTCCGAAACAGACACTGCAGCGTTGTATACTGCTGGGGTCTCCCGGATCGTCTCGACCGACAGTGTGCGCCACGCCACGAATAAGATCCACCTTGCATCGCTCCTAGCTGAGGCGCTGCGCATGGGAGTCGAATGA
- a CDS encoding PepSY domain-containing protein, translating to MRLALTILASLAALSVGSARADDDCFVPMADWKPREAVAAMAAELGWTVRRIKIDDGCYEIIGSDAEGRQIEATVNPATLKVMKIEADDDDRDDGEHRERRGDDR from the coding sequence ATGCGCCTCGCCCTGACAATTCTCGCGTCGCTCGCCGCCCTGTCGGTTGGCAGCGCGCGCGCCGATGACGACTGCTTCGTCCCGATGGCCGACTGGAAGCCGCGCGAGGCGGTGGCCGCGATGGCGGCCGAGCTTGGCTGGACAGTGCGCCGGATCAAGATCGACGACGGCTGCTACGAGATCATCGGAAGCGATGCGGAGGGCCGGCAGATAGAAGCGACGGTCAATCCCGCGACGCTCAAGGTGATGAAAATCGAAGCGGACGATGACGACCGTGACGACGGAGAGCACCGCGAACGGCGAGGCGACGACCGGTAG
- a CDS encoding DUF2271 domain-containing protein, translating into MKKILAALALTTALTLPGVALARPVTLTTTMKSYGGDGAYLAIYVTDAKGAYAGTLWMAGGKAKYYEHLADWYSATGGNAAEINGITGASVGAGRTLEITLDLADALFDAGYTLHVDAAVEDMRDSPNDVSVPLTSANAGQAVQGRRYVASLAYAM; encoded by the coding sequence ATGAAGAAGATTCTGGCCGCACTGGCCCTGACGACAGCGCTCACGCTGCCCGGCGTGGCGCTGGCTCGTCCCGTGACCCTGACGACGACGATGAAGAGCTATGGCGGCGACGGCGCCTACCTCGCCATCTACGTCACAGACGCCAAGGGTGCCTATGCCGGCACCTTGTGGATGGCGGGCGGCAAGGCGAAGTATTACGAGCACCTAGCGGACTGGTACAGCGCCACGGGCGGCAATGCTGCGGAGATCAACGGCATCACCGGGGCAAGCGTCGGCGCGGGCCGCACGCTGGAAATCACGCTCGACCTCGCCGACGCGCTCTTCGACGCGGGCTACACGCTGCATGTCGATGCAGCGGTGGAAGACATGCGCGACAGCCCCAACGACGTCTCGGTTCCGCTGACATCGGCGAATGCCGGGCAGGCCGTCCAGGGCCGCCGCTACGTCGCCAGCCTTGCCTACGCGATGTGA
- a CDS encoding thymidine phosphorylase family protein encodes MKELSGNHGYGAGDLSALLKLKRIGVDTHNESIAYVDRHCRLFRPDQHRALKKVSITGEGGREVLASLAIADDEGIVADDELGLSEQGFSSLGLPEGVPVTIAPAVPPRSLESVRAKIRGATLSSDDIRNIVVDIAHRRYSEMDLAAFLIGSASFMTTDELLALTEAMIAVGRKLEWAQPIIVDKHCIGGIPGNRTSMIIVPIVSAYGLTIPKTSSRSITSPAGTADTMEVLARVDLSVDEIRHVVNECGGCIVWGGNVNLSPADDIMISVQRPLGIDTREQMVASILSKKVAAGSTHLVVDIPVGPSAKVRGTEDAVRLRKLFEFVGDRLGLHIDVAVTPAAEPIGRGIGPVLEARDVMSVLRCEADAPSDLREKSLQLAARIIELDPACRGGTGYTRARELLDSGSALRSMERIMKLQGPPPMAFTLGDLTHEVHAQASGRVRDMDCYRLARIARLAGAPLDRGAGIDLIRKTGDVVEAGEIVYRIHAAHAGDLALATEAADRNVGFGVGPASLP; translated from the coding sequence ATGAAAGAGTTGTCCGGCAATCACGGCTATGGCGCAGGGGACTTGTCCGCATTGCTGAAGCTCAAGCGCATCGGGGTCGACACGCACAACGAGAGCATCGCCTATGTCGACAGGCACTGCCGGCTGTTCAGACCCGACCAGCACCGAGCGCTGAAGAAGGTCAGCATCACCGGGGAAGGTGGACGCGAAGTTCTCGCATCGCTCGCCATTGCCGACGACGAGGGTATCGTTGCGGATGACGAGCTCGGGCTCTCGGAGCAAGGGTTCTCGAGCCTCGGCCTGCCGGAAGGCGTTCCCGTCACGATCGCACCTGCGGTGCCCCCTCGCAGTCTCGAAAGTGTTCGCGCCAAGATCCGGGGCGCGACGCTTTCGTCGGACGACATCCGCAACATCGTCGTCGATATCGCCCACCGCAGATACAGCGAAATGGATCTCGCAGCCTTCCTGATCGGTTCGGCGAGCTTCATGACCACAGACGAGCTCCTGGCTCTCACGGAAGCGATGATCGCAGTCGGAAGGAAACTCGAATGGGCTCAGCCGATAATTGTCGACAAGCACTGCATCGGCGGGATTCCGGGCAATCGCACGTCGATGATCATCGTCCCGATCGTATCTGCGTACGGCCTTACAATTCCCAAGACGTCCTCCCGATCCATCACCTCTCCTGCGGGGACGGCTGATACTATGGAGGTGCTGGCGCGCGTGGACCTGTCGGTCGATGAAATACGCCATGTCGTGAACGAGTGCGGCGGCTGCATCGTCTGGGGCGGCAACGTGAACCTCTCGCCAGCCGATGACATCATGATCTCGGTCCAGCGCCCTCTTGGGATCGACACACGAGAACAGATGGTGGCTTCCATCCTGTCGAAGAAGGTGGCGGCAGGGTCCACGCATCTAGTGGTGGACATACCCGTCGGACCGTCCGCAAAGGTCCGTGGGACCGAAGACGCGGTGCGGTTGAGAAAGCTGTTCGAATTCGTCGGCGACCGGCTCGGACTGCACATCGATGTCGCGGTCACTCCGGCCGCCGAGCCGATCGGGCGTGGCATAGGACCTGTGCTGGAAGCACGTGACGTCATGTCCGTGTTGCGGTGCGAGGCTGACGCCCCTTCGGACCTTCGCGAAAAGTCGCTGCAACTAGCCGCGCGCATCATCGAACTCGATCCCGCGTGCCGCGGCGGAACCGGTTACACGCGTGCCAGGGAATTGCTCGACTCCGGCTCTGCATTGCGTTCGATGGAACGAATAATGAAGCTGCAGGGTCCCCCGCCCATGGCCTTCACGCTGGGCGATCTCACCCATGAGGTGCATGCGCAGGCCAGTGGCAGGGTTAGAGACATGGACTGCTACCGCTTGGCACGGATAGCCCGGCTGGCGGGCGCTCCGCTCGATCGCGGCGCCGGCATCGATCTCATCAGAAAGACGGGAGATGTCGTGGAGGCGGGCGAGATCGTGTATCGGATTCATGCAGCCCACGCCGGAGACCTGGCGTTGGCAACCGAGGCCGCCGACCGCAATGTCGGCTTTGGGGTAGGGCCCGCGAGTTTGCCCTGA